A region of Saccharomyces mikatae IFO 1815 strain IFO1815 genome assembly, chromosome: 12 DNA encodes the following proteins:
- the COX19 gene encoding Cox19p (similar to Saccharomyces cerevisiae COX19 (YLL018C-A); ancestral locus Anc_4.43), with translation MSGNPGRSLSALRPTPPERGSFPLDHDGECTKYMQEYLKCMQLVQNENAMNCRLLAKDYLRCRMEHQLMDYDEWAHLGLPEDVPSKSASNNSSATENK, from the coding sequence atgtCGGGAAATCCAGGACGTTCACTGAGTGCATTAAGACCAACTCCGCCAGAGAGAGGTTCGTTCCCGCTAGACCATGACGGCGAGTGCACGAAGTATATGCAAGAGTATCTCAAATGCATGCAGCTTGTGCAGAATGAAAACGCAATGAACTGCAGATTACTAGCCAAAGACTACTTACGATGCAGAATGGAACACCAATTGATGGACTATGATGAATGGGCACACTTAGGCCTTCCTGAAGATGTTCCTAGCAAAAGCGCTAGTAACAATAGCAGCGCCACCGAAAACAAGTAG
- the DPS1 gene encoding aspartate--tRNA ligase DPS1 (similar to Saccharomyces cerevisiae DPS1 (YLL018C); ancestral locus Anc_4.44): MSQDDNIVKAVEEAAEPAQVILGEDGKPLSKKALKKLQKEQEKQRKKEERALQLEAEREAREKKAAAEDTAKDNYGKLPLIQSRDSDRTGEKRVKFVDLDEAKDSDKEVLFRARVHNTRQQGATLAFLTLRQQASLIQGLVKANKEGTISKSMVKWAGSLNLESIVLVRGIVKKVDEPIKSATVQNLEIHITKIYTISETPEALPILLEDASRSEAEAEAAGLPVVNLDTRLDSRVIDLRTVTNQAIFRIQAGVCELFREFLATKKFTEVHTPKLLGAPSEGGSSVFEVTYFKGKAYLAQSPQFNKQQLIVADFERVYEIGPVFRAENSNTHRHMTEFTGLDMEMAFEEHYHEVLDTLSELFVFIFSELPKRFAQEIELVRKQYPVEEFKLPKDGKMVRLTYKEGIDMLKAAGKEIGDFEDLSTENEKFLGKLVRDKYDTDFYILDKFPLEIRPFYTMPDPANPKYSNSYDFFMRGEEILSGAQRIHDHALLQERMKVHGLSPEDPGLKDYCDGFSYGCHPHAGGGIGLERVVMFYLDLKNIRRASLFPRDPKRLRP; the protein is encoded by the coding sequence ATGTCTCAAGACGATAATATTGTTAAAGCTGTTGAAGAAGCCGCAGAACCTGCCCAAGTTATTCTTGGGGAAGATGGTAAGCCATTGTCAAAGAAGgctttaaagaaattgcAGAAGGAGCAAGAgaagcaaagaaagaaggagGAAAGAGCTCTTCAGTTAGAAGCTGAAAGGGAAGCGcgtgaaaagaaagcggCTGCCGAAGACACCGCAAAGGACAACTACGGCAAGTTGCCATTAATCCAGTCTCGTGATTCTGATAGAACCGGTGAGAAACGTGTCAAGTTTGTTGACTTGGATGAGGCTAAGGACAGCGACAAGGAAGTTTTGTTTAGAGCTAGAGTGCACAATACCAGACAACAAGGTGCAACGTTAGCCTTCTTGACCTTGAGACAACAAGCTTCCTTAATCCAAGGCCTAGTAAAGGCCAACAAGGAAGGTACCATTAGCAAGAGTATGGTTAAGTGGGCCggttctttgaatttggaGTCCATTGTTCTTGTCAGAGGTATTGTCAAGAAGGTGGATGAGCCAATCAAATCCGCTACTGTGCAAAACCTGGAAATCCACATTACCAAAATTTACACCATTTCTGAGACCCCAGAAGCACTACCAATTCTTTTGGAAGATGCTTCCCGTTCTGAAGCTGAAGCTGAAGCTGCAGGTTTGCCTGTGGTCAACTTGGACACAAGATTGGACTCTCGTGTTATCGACTTGAGAACCGTTACCAACCAAGCTATTTTCAGAATTCAAGCTGGTGTTTGTGAACTATTTAGAGAATTTTTAGCCACAAAGAAGTTCACCGAAGTACACACACCAAAACTGTTGGGTGCTCCAAGTGAAGGTGGCTCCAGTGTGTTCGAAGTGACATACTTCAAAGGCAAGGCCTATCTGGCTCAATCTCCACAATTCAACAAACAACAGTTGATTGTGGCTGACTTTGAAAGAGTTTACGAAATTGGTCCTGTGTTTAGAGCAGAAAACTCCAACACTCACCGTCATATGACTGAGTTCACCGGGTTGGACATGGAAATGGCATTCGAAGAACATTACCACGAGGTTTTGGACACATTGAGTGAGTTGTTTGTGTTTATCTTCAGCGAATTGCCCAAGAGATTCGCTCAGGAAATTGAGCTGGTACGTAAACAATACCCTGTGGAAGAATTTAAGTTGCCCAAGGATGGTAAGATGGTTCGTTTGACATACAAAGAGGGTATTGATATGTTGAAGGCTGCCGGCAAGGAAATTGGTGATTTTGAAGACTTGAGTaccgaaaatgaaaagtttttgGGTAAGTTGGTTCGCGACAAATATGACACTGACTTTTACATTTTGGACAAATTCCCCTTGGAGATCCGTCCCTTCTACACTATGCCAGACCCAGCTAACCCTAAGTACTCCAACTCGTACGATTTCTTCATGAGAGGTGAAGAAATATTGTCCGGTGCACAACGTATCCATGACCACGCCCTGCtacaagaaagaatgaaagTTCATGGTTTGTCGCCCGAGGATCCAGGTCTAAAGGACTACTGCGATGGGTTCAGCTATGGCTGTCATCCACACGCTGGTGGTGGTATCGGGTTGGAAAGAGTTGTCATGTTTTACTTggacttgaaaaatatcagaAGAGCTTCATTGTTCCCAAGAGACCCAAAGAGATTGAGACCATGA
- the SMKI12G0620 gene encoding uncharacterized protein (similar to Saccharomyces cerevisiae SDC25 (YLL016W)) has translation MSKPVPYAGTITTVSDKEGHDVPCLQPIDVVECICEYFINKRNKLSLRIGDLIYVLNKGSSGWWDGVLIRHCANDSGPLMLDRGWFPPSFTRSILHETRRNLSTGSGMETFQDSLNLKLELSSHPVILSSEDLLDCCRDIEFKEPLVWSPTLTNGENGDSDLYYHNQDLDVYCPTLPYLSQGPGPMCDYSSFSPVTKITSKKMPITSSPDLFYLNNCDVTYWYDLTRLVCHYVNLTERDLLRNDRESFSTSLDLLSVQITYVHMLFRNLRLVEDSFKRTLKKLIYTLSRFSINSNIWFHSTSFEERETMVAQKDPKKKAPFLQSILGTFQKFHFLLRLLHFLSQPNEFTILPQLTPRFFKDSFSTISWNNPFLQKHFNHRMSHDLPRQMIKAVAGASGVVAQNFDDIPVFKQNSSFSSGSPNQTSSAPFQRRRRGTILSNMSRSTIESDTIWSKRKKPFPLNEETLNLVKSRKKQLDVKLKQMIRSADEYSTSTKNFSRTLNFEMNFKTYEEVSETIPIIDILENLDLTIFLNLRELGDEERVFDDDVSIDDEDKEFLNHSLSSISYILSDYFNMKQYFHDVVVKFIIVAQHLTLEDPFVFSPMQNDLPTGYYEPIKPSSLISNMDTNDNKQGDKPIENQEEEDEYEQDLDSVLLFNNLINQDSDTNDLKFFNLFHAFKRSCDDYLDVLKLAIESVNQLILERENLLSYAARMMKNNITELLLQGEEGGYGSYEGSETTDKSDSNTFCTDSVIEDNDEWHDSQTILPRYMQREYDSELIWGSNNRIKGGSKHALISYLTDNDKKDTCFNITFLITFRSIFTTTEFLSYLISQYNLDPPEDLCFEEYNEWVTKKFIPVKCKVVEIMTTFFRRYWFPSYYEPDLITLNLDDFVQAVVRDNIPGSMELLNEVKQTFEHDNMEATARPKPSNQREFLNNRSEPSYSTTESILAVDPAVFATQLTVLEHEIYCKITIFDCLQKIWKNKYSNSYGTSPGLSEFISFSNKLTNFMSYSVVKEADIGKRAKLLSHFIFIAEYCRKFNNFSSMTAIISALYSSPIYRLEKTWQAVFPQTRDLLHSLNRLMDPKRNFINYRNELKSLHSVPCVPFFGVYLSDLTFTDSGNPDYLVLENDLKGTHDEKKYINFNKRARLVDILQEIKYFKKIHYDFVKDRTVIESITTSLENIPHIEKQYQLSLIIEPKPKKKPVAISNSTNKSQEKSRENQVSGEKSPTKKERFPKVRLVKVKKKTPKILK, from the coding sequence ATGAGTAAACCTGTGCCATATGCTGGAACGATAACGACGGTGAGTGATAAAGAAGGACATGATGTACCGTGCTTGCAGCCGATCGATGTAGTCGAATGCATATGTGAATATTTCATTAATAAACGAAATAAACTTTCTTTGAGAATAGGAGATTTGATTTACGTACTTAATAAAGGTTCTAGTGGCTGGTGGGATGGTGTTCTTATAAGACACTGCGCTAATGATAGTGGCCCGTTGATGCTAGACAGAGGTTGGTTCCCACCTTCCTTTACACGCTCTATTTTACACGAAACACGCAGAAATCTTTCTACCGGTAGTGGCATGGAAACATTTCAAGACAGTCTTAATCTCAAATTGGAATTATCAAGCCATCCAGTAATCCTATCGTCAGAAGACCTTTTAGATTGTTGTCGCGATATTGAATTTAAGGAGCCACTAGTTTGGTCACCTACCCTCACAAATGGAGAAAACGGGGACAGCGATTTGTATTACCATAATCAGGATCTAGATGTTTATTGCCCGACTTTGCCATATTTATCCCAAGGTCCGGGACCCATGTGCGATtattcatctttttctccGGTGACCAAGATAACTAGTAAGAAGATGCCCATTACGTCAAGTCCTGATCTATTTTACCTCAATAATTGTGATGTTACCTATTGGTACGACCTCACTCGTTTAGTGTGTCACTATGTTAACTTAACGGAGCGCGACCTCTTGAGAAATGATAGGGAGAGTTTCTCAACTTCATTAGATTTACTATCAGTTCAAATAACTTATGTTCATATGCTTTTTAGAAATCTTCGTTTAGTTGAAGACAGCTTCAAGAGAACCCTCAAAAAACTAATCTACACATTATCTAGGTTCTCAATTAACTCAAATATCTGGTTTCACTCTACgtcttttgaagaaagagaaaccATGGTGGCTCAGAAGgacccaaaaaaaaaggcccCGTTCTTGCAATCAATTTTAGGAACTTTTCAGaagtttcattttctacTACGATTACTGCATTTCCTTTCCCAACCTAATGAATTCACCATCCTACCTCAATTAACTCCAcgatttttcaaagactCTTTCAGTACAATCTCTTGGAATAATCCGTTTTTACAGAAGCACTTCAACCATCGGATGTCCCATGATTTACCCAGGCAGATGATCAAAGCCGTAGCGGGTGCTTCAGGAGTTGTAGCacaaaattttgatgacaTACCAGTTTTCAAACAGAAcagttcattttcttcaggGTCGCCTAATCAAACATCTTCTGCTCCCTTCCaaagaaggagaagagGAACTATTCTTTCCAACATGTCAAGAAGTACTATTGAATCTGATACTATATGGtctaaaagaaagaaaccATTCCCACTCAATGAAGAAACTCTAAATCTTGTAAAGTCTAGGAAAAAGCAGCTTGATGTGAAACTGAAACAAATGATACGAAGTGCTGATGAGTATTCGACTAGTACTAAAAATTTCTCAAGAACATTgaattttgaaatgaaTTTTAAAACCTATGAAGAGGTCAGTGAAACAATTCCTATTATCGATATTCTAGAGAATCTAGATTTAACAATTTTCCTAAACTTGAGAGAGCTAGGTGATGAGGAAAGGGTGTTTGATGACGACGTCTCGattgatgacgaagataaagagtttttgaatcattctttatcatcaatttcatACATTCTGTCTGACTACTTTAATATGAAGCAATACTTTCATGATGTCGTGGTAAAATTTATAATTGTTGCTCAGCATTTAACTTTAGAAGATCCTTTCGTTTTTTCTCCAATGCAAAATGATTTACCTACTGGATATTATGAACCAATAAAACCTTCATCCTTGATCTCGAATATGGACACCAATGATAACAAGCAGGGGGATAAACCTATCGAAAAtcaagaggaagaagatgaatatGAACAAGACCTGGATagtgttcttctttttaataATCTGATCAACCAAGATTCAGACACTAATGACCTGAAATTCtttaatctttttcatGCTTTCAAAAGATCATGTGACGATTACCTTGATGTGCTAAAACTAGCTATTGAATCAGTGAATCAACTGATTTTAGAGAGGGAAAATTTACTGAGTTATGCTGCTagaatgatgaaaaataatattacgGAATTACTGTTGCAAGGTGAAGAAGGTGGTTATGGATCTTATGAGGGAAGTGAAACTACCGACAAAAGCGATTCAAATACGTTTTGCACGGATTCAGTtattgaagataatgatgaatGGCATGACAGTCAAACCATTCTACCGCGATACATGCAACGTGAGTATGATAGCGAATTGATTTGGGGCTCTAACAATAGAATTAAAGGAGGCTCTAAGCATGCATTGATCTCTTACTTAACGGATAATGACAAGAAGGATACTTGTTTCAATATTACTTTCCTAATTACTTTCAGAAGCATTTTTACGACAACGGAATTTTTAAGCTACCTAATCTCCCAATATAACTTGGATCCGCCGGAAGATTTATGTTTTGAAGAGTATAATGAATGGGTGACGAAGAAGTTTATACCGGTAAAATGTAAAGTTGTTGAGATTATGACAACTTTTTTCAGGCGATACTGGTTTCCCAGTTATTACGAGCCTGACCTTATAACCCTAAATCTAGATGATTTTGTGCAAGCAGTAGTTAGGGATAATATACCGGGGTCTATGGAATTATTAAATGAGGTCAAACAAACGTTTGAACATGACAATATGGAAGCAACTGCTCGACCTAAACCTTCCAACCAGCGTGAATTCCTTAATAATCGCTCGGAACCTTCTTACTCTACTACGGAATCCATTTTGGCTGTTGATCCAGCTGTATTTGCTACCCAGTTAACCGTACTAGAGCATGAAATTTATTGCAAAATAACTATTTTTGACTGCTTACAAAAAATCTGGAAGAATAAATACTCCAACTCTTATGGTACTTCGCCTGGTTTGAGCGAGTTTATCAGTTTTTCTAATAAGTTAACGAATTTTATGTCCTATTCCGTTGTAAAAGAGGCAGATATAGGTAAACGTGCCAAGTTGTTGTCACATTTTATCTTCATTGCGGAGTATTGTAGGAAATTCAACAATTTCTCTTCCATGACTGCAATCATTTCAGCATTATATTCCTCGCCTATTTATCGTTTAGAGAAAACTTGGCAGGCAGTTTTTCCCCAAACGAGGGATCTACTGCACTCTTTAAATAGACTGATGGATcccaaaagaaactttatAAATTACAGAAATGAACTGAAATCTTTACACAGTGTACCATGTGTACCATTTTTTGGCGTTTACCTATCTGATCTAACCTTCACAGATTCTGGAAATCCGGATTATCTTGTCTTGGagaatgatttgaaagGTACTCatgatgagaaaaaatatataaacTTCAACAAAAGGGCCAGACTTGTTGATATCTTacaagaaatcaaatattttaaaaaaatacattatGATTTTGTTAAAGATCGGACGGTGATTGAAAGTATTACTACTTCACTGGAAAATATACCTCATATTGAAAAGCAGTATCAATTATCATTGATTATTGAACCAAAACCTAAAAAGAAACCCGTTGCGATTTCTAATTCTACTAACAAATCACAAGAGAAATCCAGGGAAAATCAAGTTAGTGGAGAAAAATCGCCCACCAAGAAGGAAAGATTTCCCAAGGTCCGACTGGTTAAGgttaagaagaaaactccGAAAATTCTTAAGTGA
- the BPT1 gene encoding ATP-binding cassette bilirubin transporter BPT1 (similar to Saccharomyces cerevisiae BPT1 (YLL015W); ancestral locus Anc_4.52), whose translation MSSLRVTDACPYGYRPYPDNTTNALNPCFLSIVSAWLAVFFLLIGSCQLWKLYKNERVPTRFKDFPIFLSKISSRHLMHLTNVGFQCTLIICQLALVAQSSDRVYPSILKKALCLNLLFNLGISLPTQYLMYFKSTYSMGNQLFYYLFQIFLQLFLIVQRYYHSSSNKKLTMISGQTAMILELLLLFNSVAIFVYDLCFFEPVNELIEYYKENGWYPPVHVLSYITFIWMNKLIVDTYRNKKIKDPNKLPLPPVDLNIRSISKELKGNWELEKWLNRNSLWRAIWKSFGRAISIAMLYETTSDLLSVVQPQFLRIFIDSFNPETSSKYPPLNGVFIALTLFVISVVSVFLTNQFYIGIFEAGLGIRGSLASLVYQKSLRLTLAERNNKSTGDILNLMSVDVLRIQRFFENAQTIIGAPIQVIVVLTSLYWLLGKAVIGGLITMAIMMPINAFLSRKVKKLSKTQMRYKDMRIKTITELLNAIKSIKLYAWEEPMMKRLNHVRNDMELKNFRKIGIVSNLIYFAWNCVPLMVACSTFGLFSLFNDSPLSPAIVFPSLSLFNILNSAIYSVPSMINTIIETSVSMKRLKSFLLSDEIDDSFIERIDPSVDERTLPVIEMNNITFLWKSKEALASSQLENNSRADEESAMGSSQIALKNIDHFEAKRGNLVCIVGRVGAGKSTFLKAILGQLPCMSGSKESIPPKLIIRSSSLAYCSQESWIMNASVKENILFGHKFDKAYYDLTIKACQLLPDLRILPDGDETLVGEKGISLSGGQKARLSLARAVYSRADIYLLDDILSAVDAEVSKNIIEYVLIGKKALLKNKTIILTTNTVSILKHSQMIYALENGEIVEQGNYDSVMNRENSTSKLKKLLEEFDSPIDKGNENDTHTGHRSESDIDEPLQLKVVESETEDEVITDSELELIKTKSRRASLATLRPRPFVGAQLDSAKKTAQEAEKTEVGRVKTKVYLAYIKACGVLGVVLFFLFMILTRVFDLAENFWLKYWSESNERNGSNERVWMFVGVYSLIGVGSAAFNNLRSIMMLLYCSIRGSKKLHESMAKSVIKSPMIFFETTPVGRIINRFSSDMDAVDSSLQYIFSFFFKSILTYLVTVILVGYNMPWFLVFNMFLLGIYIYYQTFYIVLSRELKRLISISYSPIMSLMSESLNGYSIIDAYDHFERFIYLNYEKIQYNIDFVFNFRSTNRWLSVRLQTIGATIVLATAMLTLATMNTKKQLSSGMVGLLMSYSLEVTGSLTWIVRTTVMIETNIVSVERIVEYCELPSEAQSINPEKRPDKNWPSRGSIEFKDYSTKYRENLDPVLKDINVKIEPCEKVGIVGRTGAGKSTLSLALFRILEPTEGKIIIDGINISDLGLFDLRSHLAIIPQDAQAFEGTVKTNLDPFNRYSEDELKKAVELAHLKPHLEKMLENEPSDSEESCDIKDILDVKINENGSNLSVGQRQLLCLARALLNRSKILVLDEATASIDMETDKIIQDTIRREFKDRTILTIAHRIDTVLDSDKIIVLDEGSVKEFDSPSKLLSNKASIFYSLCEKGGYLKQ comes from the coding sequence ATGTCTTCACTAAGAGTGACGGATGCGTGTCCCTATGGGTACAGGCCATATCCAGATAACACCACTAATGCATTAAATCCGTGCTTCTTATCCATAGTATCAGCATGGTTAGCAGTCTTTTTCCTATTGATTGGGAGCTGTCAATTGTGGAAACTTTATAAGAACGAGAGAGTACCAACCAGGTTTAAGGACTTTCCCATTTTTTTAAGCAAAATCAGCAGTCGACACCTAATGCATTTGACCAATGTTGGCTTCCAATGTACGCTTATAATCTGCCAATTGGCTTTAGTCGCTCAATCAAGTGATAGGGTTTATCCATCCATACTGAAAAAGGCTCTGTGCttgaatcttcttttcaatttgggTATTTCTCTTCCTACTCAATATTTGATGTATTTCAAAAGTACATATTCGATGGGCAACCAGCTTTTCTAttatttgtttcaaatttttttacaaCTCTTCCTAATAGTGCaaagatattatcataGTTCAAGTAATAAAAAGCTCACCATGATTAGTGGACAAACTGCTATGATTTTGGAGCTcctccttcttttcaattctgTGGCAATTTTTGTATATGACCTGTGTTTTTTTGAGCCAGTTAACGAATTAATTGAATActataaagaaaatggttGGTACCCCCCCGTTCATGTATTATCTTACATTACCTTCATCTGGATGAACAAGTTAATCGTCGATACCTACCGtaataagaaaatcaaagatCCCAATAAATTGCCTTTACCGCCAGTGGATTTGAATATTCGGTCAATAAGTAAGGAACTTAAGGGTAATTGGGAACTGGAAAAGTGGTTGAATAGAAACTCTCTTTGGAGAGCTATTTGGAAGTCATTTGGTAGGGCTATTTCAATTGCTATGCTGTATGAAACTACATCTGATCTACTTTCTGTGGTGCAACCACAGTTCTTACGTATATTCATAGACAGCTTCAATCCAGAAACATCCTCTAAATACCCCCCTTTAAATGGTGTATTTATTGCTCTTACCCTTTTTGTGATCAGCGTCGTTTCTGTGTTTCTTACCAATCAATTTTATATCGGAATTTTCGAGGCTGGTTTAGGCATAAGAGGTTCTCTAGCTTCTTTAGTATACCAGAAGTCTTTAAGATTGACACTCGCAGAGCGTAATAACAAATCTACCGGGGACATCCTAAATTTGATGTCTGTGGATGTATTAAGAATCCAGAGATTTTTCGAAAATGCCCAAACTATTATTGGCGCTCCGATTCAGGTGATTGTAGTTTTAACTTCCCTTTACTGGTTGTTAGGAAAGGCTGTTATTGGGGGATTAATTACTATGGCCATTATGATGCCCATCAACGCTTTCTTATCAAGAAAGGTAAAAAAGTTATCGAAGACTCAGATGAGATATAAAGACATGAGGATTAAGACAATAACGGAACTTTTGAATGCTATAAAATCTATTAAGCTGTACGCTTGGGAGGAACCtatgatgaaaagattaaatCATGTTCGAAATGACATGGAActaaaaaattttcggAAAATTGGTATCGTGAGTAATTTAATATATTTTGCCTGGAACTGTGTTCCCTTAATGGTGGCGTGCTCGACTTTTGgcttattttctttatttaatgATTCACCATTATCTCCTGCCATTGTTTTCCCTTCATTATCCTTATTTAATATCCTCAACAGTGCCATCTATTCCGTTCCATCCATGATAAATACTATTATAGAAACGAGTGTTTCTATGAAAAGACTTAAGTCATTTTTACTTAGTGATGAAATCGATGATTCATTTATTGAACGTATTGATCCTTCAGTCGACGAAAGAACGTTACCTGTTATAGAGATGAATAACATCACATTTTTATGGAAATCAAAGGAAGCGCTAGCCTCTAGTcaacttgaaaataattCGAGGGCAGATGAGGAATCTGCTATGGGATCTTCACAAATTGcattgaagaatattgatCATTTTGAAGCGAAAAGGGGTAATTTAGTCTGTATCGTTGGTCGGGTAGGAGCAGGTAAATCAACATTTTTGAAGGCAATTCTTGGTCAGCTTCCCTGCATGAGCGGTTCTAAAGAGTCAATACCACCTAAACTAATCATTAGATCATCTTCTCTGGCGTACTGTTCACAAGAATCATGGATAATGAACGCATCTGTCAAAGAGAATATTCTATTCGGTCACAAATTCGACAAGGCTTATTATGACCTTACGATTAAAGCATGTCAGTTGCTACCCGATTTGAGAATTCTACCGGATGGTGATGAAACTCTAGTAGGTGAAAAAGGTATTTCTTTATCTGGTGGTCAAAAGGCCCGTCTATCACTAGCCAGAGCTGTGTATTCAAGAGCAGACATTTATCTGCTGGATGACATCTTATCTGCCGTCGATGCAGAAGTtagtaaaaatattattgaatATGTTTTGATCGGAAAGAAAGCactattgaaaaacaagACAATTATTTTAACTACTAATACTGtatcaattttgaaacatTCACAGATGATATATGCTCTCGAAAATGGGGAAATTGTTGAGCAAGGAAATTATGATAGCGTAATGAACCGTGAAAATAGCACCtcaaaattaaagaagcTATTAGAAGAGTTTGATTCTCCCATTGATAAGGGAAATGAAAACGACACGCATACTGGACACCGATCCGAAAGTGATATTGATGAGCCATTACAACTTAAAGTCGTTGAATCTGAAACTGAGGATGAGGTTATCACTGATAGTGAATTGGAATTGATTAAAACTAAATCTAGAAGAGCCTCTCTCGCTACACTAAGACCTAGGCCCTTTGTCGGAGCACAATTGGATTCCGCTAAAAAGACAGCGCAGGAGGCTGAGAAAACCGAGGTTGGTAGAGTCAAGACAAAAGTCTATCTTGCATATATCAAAGCATGTGGAGTTCTAGGTGTagttttattctttttgtttatgaTTTTAACAAGGGTTTTCGACCTAGCAGAGAATTTTTGGTTAAAGTATTGGTCAGAGTCCAACGAAAGGAATGGTTCGAACGAAAGGGTTTGGATGTTTGTTGGTGTATATTCCTTAATTGGGGTAGGATCGGCCGCATTCAATAATCTAAGGAGCATTATGATGTTATTGTATTGTTCTATTAGGGGCTCTAAGAAACTTCATGAAAGTATGGCAAAATCTGTAATCAAAAGCCctatgattttttttgagacTACTCCTGTTGGAAGAATTATAAACAGATTTTCATCTGATATGGATGCAGTAGATAGTAGTCTACAGTAtatcttctcttttttcttcaagtcaATACTCACCTATTTGGTTACTGTTATACTGGTTGGATACAACATGCCATGGTTTTTAGTGTTCAATATGTTCTTGTTGGGAATTTATATTTACTACCAAACATTTTACATTGTGCTGTCGAGAGAGTTAAAAAGATTAATCAGTATATCTTACTCCCCAATTATGTCGCTAATGAGTGAGAGCTTGAACGGTTATTCTATTATTGATGCGTACGACCATTTTGAGAGATTCATCTATCTAaactatgaaaaaattcaatataATATCGATTTCGTCTTTAACTTTAGGTCAACGAATAGGTGGTTGTCCGTCAGATTACAAACTATCGGTGCTACGATTGTTTTAGCTACTGCAATGCTGACATTAGCGACGATGAATACCAAGAAGCAACTAAGTTCAGGTATGGTTGGTTTGTTGATGAGCTACTCATTAGAGGTCACAGGTTCATTGACTTGGATCGTGAGGACTACTGTAATGATTGAAACCAACATCGTATCAGTGGAAAGAATCGTTGAGTATTGCGAATTACCATCTGAAGCCCAATCCATTAATCCTGAAAAAAGGCCGGATAAAAACTGGCCATCGAGAGGTAGTATTGAATTTAAAGATTATTCTACGAAATACAGAGAAAATTTGGATCCAGTGCTAAAAGATATTAATGTGAAGATTGAACCCTGTGAAAAGGTTGGTATTGTTGGAAGGACAGGTGCAGGAAAATCAACACTAAGTCTGGCGTTGTTTAGAATATTAGAACCTACTGAAGGCAAAATTATCATTGACGGCATTAATATATCTGATCTAGGTTTATTTGATTTGAGAAGTCATTTGGCCATCATTCCTCAGGATGCACAAGCTTTTGAAGGTACAGTAAAGACCAATTTGGATCCTTTTAATCGTTACTCGGAGGACGAACTTAAGAAGGCCGTTGAACTAGCACATTTAAAGCCTCATTTGGAGAAAATGCTTGAAAATGAACCAAGTGATAGTGAAGAAAGTTGCGACATTAAAGATATCCTGGATGTCAAGATTAATGAGAATGGTAGTAATTTGTCAGTAGGACAAAGACAGCTACTATGTCTGGCAAGAGCGCTGCTGAACCGCTCCAAAATACTGGTACTTGATGAAGCAACAGCTTCTATAGATATGGAAACAGACAAAATCATTCAAGATACCATCAGAAGAGAATTTAAGGACCGTACGATTTTAACGATTGCGCATCGTATTGACACTGTTTTGGATAGTGATAAAATCATTGTTCTTGATGAGGGCAGTGTGAAAGAATTCGACTCACCCTCAAAACTACTATCCAATAAAGCATCCATATTTTACAGCCTCTGTGAGAAAGGTGGGTATTTGAAACAATAA
- the EMC6 gene encoding Emc6p (similar to Saccharomyces cerevisiae EMC6 (YLL014W); ancestral locus Anc_5.195), whose amino-acid sequence MSSNEEAFSQINATPNVVDNKKRLLFVQDSSALVLGLVAGFLQIESIHGFTWFLVLYNLINVIYIVWICQLQPGKFYRSPLQDIFFESFFREITGFVMAWTFGYALIG is encoded by the coding sequence ATGAGCTCAAATGAAGAGGCCTTTAGTCAGATAAACGCAACGCCGAATGTGGTTGATAACAAAAAGCGTTTGCTATTCGTCCAAGATAGCTCTGCGCTAGTTCTGGGGCTTGTTGCGGGGTTTTTGCAGATTGAATCAATCCACGGCTTTACTTGGTTTCTAGTCCTGTACAACTTGATTAATGTCATATACATTGTTTGGATCTGTCAACTACAACCAGGAAAGTTCTATCGAAGCCCActtcaagatattttttttgaatcgTTTTTTAGAGAAATAACTGGGTTTGTCATGGCATGGACATTTGGATACGCTCTAATTGGATGA